The following are encoded together in the Chiloscyllium plagiosum isolate BGI_BamShark_2017 chromosome 19, ASM401019v2, whole genome shotgun sequence genome:
- the arl1 gene encoding ADP-ribosylation factor-like protein 1: MGGWLSTLFSGLIGSREMRILILGLDGAGKTTILYQLQVGEVVTTIPTIGFNVETVTYKSLKFQVWDLGGQTSIRPYWRCYYSNTDAVIYVVDSCDRDRMGISKSELVAMLEEEELKKAVLVVFANKQDMEQAMTPTEVANSLGLPALKDRKWQIFKTSATKGSGLNEAMDWLVEALKCRQ, translated from the exons ATGG GTGGGTGGCTTTCCACTTTGTTTTCCGGCTTGATCGGGTCACGGGAAATGAGAATATTAATCCTGGGTCTGGATGGAGCAGGCAAGACCACGATCCTCTACCAACTACAAGTTGGTGAAGTTGTCACCACCATTCCCA cAATTGGCTTCAATGTTGAAACGGTAACCTACAAGAGCCTTAAGTTTCAAGTGTGGGATTTGGGTGGACAGACCAGCATTCG gcCTTACTGGCGATGTTATTACTCCAACACAGATGCTGTCATCTATGTCGTGGACAGTTGTGACAGGGACAGAATGGGAATCTCCAAGTCTGAACTTGTTGCAATGTTGGAG GAGGAGGAACTGAAGAAGGCTGTTTTAGTTGTTTTTGCAAATAAGCAGGATATGGAGCAAGCTATGACTCCCACAGAGGTGGCAAACTCACTTGGTTTGCCAGCACTGAAGGATCGGAAATGGCAGATATTCAAGACCTCTGCAACCAAAGGGTCTGGACTGAACGAGGCAATGGACTG